A single Sutterella megalosphaeroides DNA region contains:
- a CDS encoding polysaccharide biosynthesis/export family protein — MRFNRTRISLLTLACMTTVLGSAGAVAATAAAVTTVNPLSLGVSTNPAPASTGLGTTPSAMPAGVQVGPNGTVMTGTQPTGYTQTMLPSVNVAPPAWAQGQLVSATSVALRPFAANLFEGRFANTFSDAASPDYVLAPGDRVVVRVWGARTFDDVLVVDQQGNLFLPEVGPIHVGGVRQGNLLSTVRNAIARVYTDNVQVYVNLQSAQPVAVYVAGFVNSPGRYAGGSVDSILSFIDRAGGIDVDRGSYRHIEVLRNKKVVAKLDLYRFALEGSVPNLRLKNGDVILVKEKGVSVSAYGLLREEAEYEFSKPSVAKGSGLIELASPLRNVSHVSVTGTRDQKPFNRYFDLEEFRKFALADGDIVEFVADKPGETIMATVSGAITGASRYPVAKTVKLRELLRQIEVEPELAATESIYIRRKSVARDQKAVIQDSLRRLEQTALTATSSTPEEAQVRVQEAQLIQDFVKRASQLEPDGVVVVSRGGQVSDLWLEDGDEIVIPQKSNVVLVTGEVVLPKAVAFESKMSLDDYLAAAGGVSARANDKQILVAKQNGEVGLAEKLGIGPGDRILVLPKVDTKGMLMAKDLMQIIYQIAVATKVAVDL, encoded by the coding sequence ATGCGATTCAACCGAACGCGAATTTCGCTTCTCACCCTTGCCTGCATGACGACAGTGCTCGGTTCTGCCGGCGCCGTTGCGGCCACCGCCGCTGCGGTGACGACCGTCAATCCGTTGAGCCTGGGGGTTTCGACCAATCCCGCCCCCGCGAGCACCGGACTCGGTACGACGCCCTCGGCCATGCCTGCGGGCGTTCAGGTCGGCCCCAACGGTACGGTGATGACCGGTACCCAGCCGACGGGCTATACACAGACGATGCTTCCTTCCGTGAACGTAGCTCCGCCCGCTTGGGCTCAGGGGCAGCTCGTGAGTGCCACTTCCGTGGCGCTTCGTCCGTTCGCAGCGAACCTCTTTGAAGGGCGCTTCGCGAACACGTTCAGCGATGCGGCTTCGCCCGATTACGTCCTGGCTCCGGGCGACCGTGTAGTCGTCCGCGTGTGGGGTGCCCGCACGTTTGACGACGTCCTTGTGGTCGATCAGCAGGGTAACCTCTTCCTTCCCGAGGTGGGCCCGATCCATGTGGGGGGCGTCCGTCAGGGGAATCTGCTCTCGACCGTTCGCAATGCCATTGCTCGCGTCTATACGGACAACGTGCAGGTCTATGTCAACCTTCAGAGTGCTCAGCCCGTCGCGGTCTATGTGGCGGGTTTCGTGAATAGTCCTGGCCGTTACGCGGGCGGTTCCGTCGATTCCATCTTGTCGTTCATCGATCGAGCGGGCGGGATCGACGTCGATCGCGGCAGCTATCGCCACATCGAGGTGCTTCGCAACAAGAAGGTCGTGGCAAAGCTCGACCTTTACCGCTTTGCGTTGGAGGGGAGCGTTCCCAACCTGCGCCTCAAGAACGGCGACGTGATTCTGGTGAAGGAAAAGGGCGTTTCGGTTTCGGCCTACGGCCTTCTTCGCGAAGAGGCGGAGTACGAATTCTCGAAGCCGTCTGTCGCCAAGGGCTCTGGGCTCATTGAGCTCGCTTCTCCGCTTCGCAACGTTTCGCACGTGAGCGTCACGGGGACGCGCGATCAGAAGCCGTTCAACCGGTACTTCGATCTTGAAGAATTCCGCAAGTTTGCGCTGGCCGACGGTGACATCGTCGAGTTCGTTGCGGACAAGCCGGGCGAAACGATCATGGCGACGGTGAGCGGTGCCATCACCGGGGCATCCCGATATCCAGTTGCCAAAACGGTCAAGCTTAGAGAACTTCTGCGTCAAATCGAGGTTGAGCCCGAGCTTGCCGCTACCGAATCGATCTATATCCGTCGTAAGAGCGTCGCTCGCGATCAGAAGGCCGTTATTCAGGACTCTCTGCGTCGCCTCGAGCAGACGGCTTTGACGGCGACCTCCTCTACGCCTGAGGAAGCTCAGGTGCGCGTTCAGGAAGCTCAGCTGATTCAAGACTTCGTGAAGCGTGCTTCACAGCTTGAACCCGACGGCGTGGTGGTGGTCTCTCGCGGCGGACAGGTCTCCGATCTGTGGCTAGAGGACGGTGACGAAATTGTGATCCCGCAGAAGTCGAACGTTGTTCTCGTGACGGGCGAAGTCGTTCTTCCGAAGGCTGTGGCCTTCGAGTCGAAGATGTCGCTCGACGACTACCTTGCCGCTGCCGGCGGGGTGTCGGCCCGTGCGAACGACAAACAAATTCTTGTTGCCAAGCAAAACGGCGAGGTGGGCTTGGCCGAGAAACTGGGAATCGGTCCTGGGGATCGTATCCTGGTTCTGCCTAAGGTGGATACCAAGGGCATGCTGATGGCGAAAGACCTGATGCAGATTATTTATCAGATTGCTGTTGCTACAAAAGTTGCTGTTGATCTTTAA
- a CDS encoding capsule biosynthesis protein, with product MLLPTLLTFGYCAFVASPMYVSETKFAVRSAVEQPMGIDIASQLFKTASTSVQDARIVDAYLRSPDVFETLDGELQLTKHYSDTSRDWVSRLASSPTLWDKESFWHRVAQPKIDVDSGIVTFTVRAYTPDMAQNIAAGILRQGEALINEMNDRSRNDAIRLAESEVKVAQERIVKAQKALEAFRDEHKELDPKATATGLQTLVFELEGERSKVKAELAEARSYMKPTAPQVKALEKRLAAVESQLNAEKARIAGNPAGGSAINSWVSEYENLMIESEFAQKQLTTAMSAYEQARSMALAKSRYLVAIQQPTLPDESRYPRTWVFTLCAFFGFFLIYGLVRLIVASIREHAGF from the coding sequence GTGCTTTTGCCGACGTTGCTCACCTTCGGCTACTGCGCGTTCGTGGCTTCGCCCATGTACGTGTCGGAGACGAAGTTTGCCGTCCGCAGTGCGGTCGAGCAGCCGATGGGGATCGACATTGCCTCACAGCTCTTCAAGACCGCGTCGACGAGCGTTCAAGATGCGCGCATCGTGGACGCGTACCTTCGCTCGCCTGATGTCTTTGAAACGTTGGACGGCGAACTTCAGCTGACGAAGCATTACAGCGATACGAGTCGCGACTGGGTGTCGCGTCTTGCTTCCTCGCCGACGCTTTGGGATAAAGAGTCGTTTTGGCATCGCGTGGCCCAGCCGAAGATCGACGTCGACAGCGGCATCGTGACCTTTACGGTGCGTGCCTACACCCCCGACATGGCTCAAAACATCGCGGCCGGTATTTTGCGTCAAGGCGAAGCGCTTATCAACGAGATGAACGACCGCTCACGCAACGATGCGATTCGTTTGGCCGAGTCCGAAGTAAAGGTTGCGCAGGAACGCATCGTCAAGGCCCAGAAGGCGCTTGAGGCGTTCCGCGACGAACATAAGGAACTCGACCCAAAGGCAACGGCCACGGGCTTGCAGACCCTGGTCTTCGAACTCGAAGGGGAACGCTCGAAGGTGAAGGCCGAACTTGCCGAAGCGCGCTCCTATATGAAGCCGACTGCGCCGCAGGTAAAGGCACTTGAAAAGCGCCTTGCCGCCGTGGAATCGCAGTTGAATGCAGAGAAGGCTCGCATCGCGGGGAATCCCGCAGGCGGGAGTGCGATCAATTCTTGGGTTTCTGAGTATGAGAACCTGATGATCGAGAGCGAATTCGCGCAGAAGCAGCTGACGACCGCCATGTCGGCGTACGAGCAGGCCCGCTCGATGGCGTTGGCGAAGAGCCGCTACCTCGTGGCGATTCAGCAGCCTACTTTGCCCGACGAGTCTCGTTACCCCCGGACGTGGGTCTTCACACTCTGCGCTTTCTTCGGCTTCTTCTTGATTTACGGTCTTGTACGACTCATCGTGGCCTCGATTCGCGAGCACGCGGGTTTCTGA
- a CDS encoding ABC transporter ATP-binding protein yields the protein MIELQNVCKRYRVKSGWHTVLDNVNLKIEEGKSIGILGVNGAGKSTMIRILGGAERPDSGRVIRTSRVSWPIGFAGCFHGSLTGRENLRFVARVYGADIRKVTEYVEDFAELGDYMDMPVKTYSSGMRSKLAFGLSMAIGFDFYLIDEAYSVGDAAFRRKADAALEAKKATSTLIFVSHSMGAVRQNCVCGAVLNAGRLEYFPDVEDAIRSYTEICNAKRS from the coding sequence ATGATCGAGTTGCAGAACGTGTGCAAGCGCTACCGTGTAAAAAGTGGTTGGCATACTGTGCTGGACAATGTCAATCTGAAGATTGAGGAAGGGAAAAGCATAGGTATCCTTGGCGTTAACGGCGCAGGGAAGTCGACCATGATTCGAATTCTAGGCGGAGCGGAACGGCCGGATTCTGGGCGTGTAATTCGTACATCGCGTGTTTCTTGGCCAATTGGTTTTGCTGGTTGCTTTCATGGATCGCTCACAGGAAGAGAGAATCTTCGTTTTGTGGCTCGTGTCTATGGCGCAGATATCCGTAAGGTCACCGAGTATGTGGAAGACTTTGCCGAGCTCGGCGACTACATGGACATGCCCGTAAAGACCTATTCTTCCGGTATGCGAAGCAAATTGGCTTTTGGACTTTCCATGGCCATCGGTTTTGATTTTTATTTGATCGACGAAGCCTACTCCGTCGGCGACGCGGCATTTCGCCGCAAGGCCGACGCAGCTCTCGAAGCGAAGAAGGCGACGTCGACGTTGATTTTTGTTTCTCACAGCATGGGGGCGGTGCGACAGAACTGTGTCTGCGGCGCCGTCCTCAATGCCGGACGATTGGAATATTTCCCGGACGTCGAAGACGCTATCCGGTCCTATACGGAAATTTGTAATGCCAAACGAAGCTAA
- a CDS encoding ABC transporter permease, whose amino-acid sequence MSMQASKLSETLSELRHGMIVQGRVIGALVLREIHTINGNSHLGYLWVLIQSIFSIGVFWGVRYFMGAGQAPHGMNMAVFLATGFAFWNIFSNGISRCMTAVEANKTLLTFPQVTEFDVMLARIIVISATQIITAIIICAISMVLLGDVIIFGSLSLLLVLILAVPMLTLGCGMILSSMAVFMPALNNIVPMVLRILFFVSGVFFSVSVFSQSVSEFLLLNPILHAIELIRMSLHESYEVTGVSSTYVLMSTIVTCAIGGYLERYVRTRRRDE is encoded by the coding sequence ATGTCGATGCAAGCCTCTAAGCTTTCGGAGACGCTCTCCGAACTCCGACACGGCATGATCGTTCAGGGGCGCGTGATCGGAGCGCTCGTGTTGCGCGAGATCCACACGATCAACGGCAACAGCCATTTGGGCTACCTCTGGGTTCTGATTCAGAGTATTTTCAGTATCGGGGTGTTCTGGGGGGTTCGATATTTCATGGGGGCGGGGCAAGCACCACATGGGATGAACATGGCAGTTTTTTTGGCTACAGGCTTTGCCTTTTGGAATATTTTTTCTAATGGCATTAGTCGATGCATGACAGCAGTAGAGGCAAATAAAACTCTTTTGACTTTCCCTCAGGTCACCGAATTTGATGTTATGCTGGCTCGGATCATTGTGATATCTGCGACGCAGATAATTACCGCTATTATAATTTGCGCTATTTCAATGGTGCTTTTAGGTGATGTCATAATATTCGGTAGTCTATCATTACTTCTAGTTTTGATTCTTGCGGTTCCCATGTTGACTTTGGGTTGTGGGATGATTTTATCATCGATGGCAGTTTTTATGCCCGCTCTGAATAATATTGTCCCTATGGTCCTAAGAATTCTTTTCTTTGTATCGGGTGTTTTCTTTTCGGTTTCTGTGTTCAGTCAGTCGGTTTCGGAGTTTTTGCTACTGAATCCAATATTGCATGCAATCGAATTGATCCGCATGAGTCTTCATGAGTCTTATGAGGTAACTGGCGTTAGTTCAACCTATGTTTTGATGAGTACCATTGTGACGTGTGCAATTGGAGGATATCTGGAGCGTTACGTCAGGACGCGTCGGAGGGATGAATGA